CAACAACCTTAATGTAGTCAGCATCAGCAATTTGTATTTTTTCCTTCAGGAAATCCACTATCGCTTCTGCTTGTGCCAAGCTTTCAACTTGTCGGGCTTCATTTGATGCCCAAGACGCCCAGGTTTTGGGATCATCAACATTAAAGAAACCGCGCGTACTTTTAGCGAACTCAGTAAATTTTTCAAGACTATACCCCCCCTTAACAAATACGGGCGACAAAGAATGAGCTACAAGGTTTGCCGTATTATTAAAAGTATTGCTATCAGTTTTACCTGCTGGAACATCATAGGTACGCCTTTGTTGAGCTTTTTCAGCTAAATTAAACGCCCGTGCATTTTCCCCAATATCAGCAAATCTATCGACCAGCTGTGTATACCAAAACACTTGAAAAAGGTTCGTTGATGTAGACATGGCTACTAATGGTGGCATATCATCAACGACTAATGCAGCCTGCTCTAATAAAGAAATGGCTTTTGCAATATTATTAAATTCCAAATATTTATCCGCAGAGTTAATTAAACCCTGCACAACTGCAACTCTCAAATTCGTACCTAATGGATCAACAAATAACTCCATGTTTGGCCGAATCGAATCAATAAGATCGGACATATAAGACCTAACAATTTCTGCTTTTTTTGTTAAATTCGCGCTACTGTATAGTGTCAAGATATCTGCAACAAGCTGCACCTCAGTAAACGTTAAGTTATCTAAACCCTTGGAATCAATAATCCCTTTTGTCGTTTCAAATGCCTTATCTATCAAGATTTCTATCAAAACACGGTTGTAATCATCCAGAACACCATGAATAACCAACCAATCAGCTACACGTATAAGACTTCGCGCTTCTGTCAATTCTTGAAATATTTTTTTATCAATATATCTGAGCGCTAGATCAGGTAAACCGTTTTCAAGATAAGCGACAACCAATGCACTAAAGACAGCATCATTCAAAGCGACATCTTGCTCATTCTCAGTTAGAGACTCCGCTTGATAAAGATGAGACGCTGTGGATTGAAAGTAGTAATCACGCTTGGCTCTACTTGCCTCAATATCATTAATGCCCAAAAATAGGGGGTTAGTTAAAGGACTAGTCTTATCAATAAAAGAAAAACCCGGGTCAACTAAACCACGTTCATTGAAGTAAATTGCAAACAGTTCGGGAATAGAGTCTGCCTTTTTTAATTCAACGTACAAGTCTTTATATTGCGTTCCTTGTACCAAGTTAGTTAAGTCGCCTTTATTAATAGAAGATAAATCTATTGCCGAAAATCCTAGGCCAGCATTTTGACTTAACTCCAGTGCAATCTTTGAAAGAATCAATGCCTTTCTTTGCTCATCCACTCCCCACTTTTCGAAATCAGTCAGCTTTTCTAAATCAACGTTTATTACCTCTAATACTTGAGATCTAGCCTCATCCAAAGATTTACCTTCACCAACCAGTGCATTAATCATTGATGTAAATGGGGTAATATTTTTATTACTCCCTTCTACCAAACCATAAGGTGAACTAAAAAATAGGTCATTAAAGCGTACCCCTGTTCTTGCATCTCTGCCACCAAAGGCAATAATTTGCATATCTTTCAGACCCGCCCTGGGTTCATCAAAGTTAATGATATATCGCCCTTCAGCATTAGTAAGCGCTCGTTCGCCTAAACAGGCATCTTTAACCTTACTATAGTCACCTTGAGGACACAGCATCACAACAGCATTCTCAATCGCTGGATCATAGACATGTCCTTCAATACTAAGGACAGGGTCTCTTGGTTTAATATTATTATCTGCATCTTTTCCTGAATTACTGCCGGAATTACAGCCTAATTGCAGCGCTGCAATAGACACAACAACAAACGCAGCCAATACTTTCATCTTCATGAACAACACCTCTTTAAGAATCAAATAGAAAGGTTTATGATAATCGTTATTATATCTAATATGCAACTAAAAAGTTTTTTTTGAAATTTCGCCCACCCAGTACATGAGCTGCCCAAATCCTCTCGCGGCTTTTTTAGCCGGCGCTAAAGTTACTAGGGGGCGATGGTAGCGATCAAAGCATTCAAGCATAAGCTCGCTCCCGTCTGAAAAGGGTTTGGTTATCAACCATACACTCTCGATAATACCCATCGGCAGGTAAAGGCTATGATTAGACTGCTCACTACTTACCAGGCCTGGTTGAATCGAAAACGCCTTGATATTACCCGCATAATAACAAACCATTCCGCTAGAATATAACGTCATTTCATAATCTAATTGCCCACGATTTATAACCTCAAACAGCTCAAAAATCTTAATTGTGCTCAGTTGCGCTACACCTTCATTTAGCTGTCGGTAAGCTTGCGGACGTGTCACCTTATACTGTGCCAAAACCCTATCGAGGTTTTCACGATTTGCCAGCAAACGCCAATCATTTCTTAAAGCAAGACGGTCAAGTAAAGCGGGTTGGCGAGGCACAACTAATGAAGCACACCCGTGTAATTTATTTACCGGAATAGGCTCTAGTGTGACTTGATAAATTAGTGATTTTTCAGGAAATACCACAGGATTAATAGTAAACATTTGACCAGCTCCTTATTTAGCTAAGTGTATTGCTAATCATTATCATTTATTGTATTATTTTAATCAATAGTTAATGATAACAATTTTCAACTCCAAGGAGCTCATCCATGCAATCACAGCAAACACTTAATCGAAACCACCGCCAAGTCAACTATATTAAGTCCTTATTCCCAATGTTTCTCAAAGGGCTTGAGGCGCAAGGTTATTGGCGCGCAAGCCTTATTAACAGTCTCGGACAACATCAAATCATCACCCACTTTAATCATGTTCAAACTCAAATGGATCAGCACACCCTTAGGTGCTTAACTAGACAAACCCACATTAAGCTCATAACAGACCAGTGGAAATACATTGAATCGTCTATAAATGGAAACAAGCAACACCTATTAATATTTGATCAAAAAACCGAACCGTGTCAGCACTTTAAATCACTTAATGAAACACACAGTGAGCAGATGGAGACTCTAACAGACTATTGCAGCGCATTTGAAAACAAAACCCCGTTGATTTACAAAAAACCACCCGTTACTCAATCTTTAGCCAAACAATCCAGACCCGATGATCTTGATCATCAACGGGCTAAAATTCAACATTTAGATCAAATTGACTCACTGCTTAATAAGTACCAACTCGATTTTGATACCTTCAGCGAAAGGCATACTGAAAAACCCCAGCCTATGAGTATAGACGCGTTTACCCACCTCCTCAGTCGAATTAAACTGGGCGAAAACAAAGTCCAAGTAACAAGCCACCACCATGCTGCCGTACAATCACACCAGGGTAGAATCATCAACCTACTGCAACTTAATAACCAATTAATAATCGGCGATGCGGGCTTTAAATGCCAAATTAATCTTCACTCGATAAAACAAGTATGGCACTGGCAGCAACAAACGGCAGCGGGAAGGATTGAACAAGTTATGCTCGTTGACTACAAGGGGCGCTTGGCTTTAAGCATTAGCCGTTGGTTATAGCTCAGACTTTCAGATTAGTCTGAACTTCTACAATTCAAGATAGAGATCGTTTCAATCTTGCGATCTCTAAATCTAACAAATTGTTCGTGCCGTGGATTAGGTCATTTGAAGGATCGTAATTTCGTAAGGTCTCATCACTGAATGGCGTTTTGTAACCCCACCGAAATCTAAGTATTTTTCTGCAGCTTAGCTACTTTGACAAGCACTGTATGGGCGTATCCAATTGTAAAAGTTATGCCTGAAATCATGTCTGAATTCAGGTGACATTAGTTGCGAATCATGAATATTCGGCACTTTATATTGCTCAGAATCCGATGCGGATGGTTTGTTAGCAAGAGAAATCCAAGCCACTACTGTCAAGCCAATCAAACTACTTAATGCAAAAAACGTCGCAGAGAGCTTTACATATCTCACATTAACTTCTCCAATAACGCTTATTTAGAAACCGCATGATACAAACCTGCAGGCGAACAGACTTCACCTTCAAATGCAGGGTCACGTATTATCTCAATGAGACCTTTTCAAATTTAAAAAATATGACTCTATAGTGTGATTAAACTGCCGCCTGAAAGGCCTTAATTTTATTGACTCCAGTTATAACGAAGCATTACCCACCAACTTCGCCCCAGTTCGATACCGGATTGCTTTGGTGGAACTCGATAGGTTCGCTGACCAAAAGCATTTCTAGCTTCTAGGTCAACTTGGATCTTTTGTTTATATCCCAAAGGAATACTGAAACTGCTTTTGAGATCAACCTGCGTAACAGCTTGCCTAGTATCTTGTGTATATACCTCAAGGACTTCGGGTATAACCTCACCTGATGGCAATGTAATTAAACCCGTACGCCTTGTTCTATTGGTGTTATAAATCCGAGGCGTTGCACCTAGGTAGCGTAAACTTGCTGCTGCTTGCAGATATTCATTGAACCGATGGCTAACTGCTGCATTTATCACCCAATTCCGTGCAAAGTCTTCGCGTAGAATATCTAACTCCCCTCGCCGCACCCTTTTATCATCAAATAAAACCCAGTCATAATCACCTTCGGCATCAGAAGCTGAATCATAGTTTTCGTTGGTTGTCTTCGTGCGTGAAGTGGTTGCATTCAAACTAAACGTTGTACTATTTAAATTCAAGCGCCAATCTATAGATACGCCCCAATAGTCAGAAAAACCTTCGTTTCGCATTTCAAAGTACCGATAGCCATCCTCCTCTTGTTCAGTTCGGACCCGAGAAAACTCTTTCTTGCCTTTACGCTGGGTTGCGTTTATGGACAACTTACCCAAATTAACATCATCGAACACCAATTGCTGACTGAAGCCTAAGGCTAGCTCATCAGAATAGGGCGTAACCGCATCACTAAATCGATAACGATTTCGGCCTGCGCCAACGTCCTCCAGCCAGTCACGCACGATATTAGTCTGAGCACCACGATACTCCATGTAGTGTGGCGCACTCGCCTCGCGCAATTTATAGGTTAATAAGCTGTTACTGTAATATCGATTAGCCCCAAAATTAATAATTGATTTATTGTTATTAAAAATATCAACTGTTGCCGTTAGTCGAGGTGCAATATTATTTTGATTTAAAAAGGCATCCCGATCATAGCGGATACCAATGCGTGACGAGTAACGTTCATAACTTGGCGTTAACTCAACATAAGCCCCTAAACTGGGTAAGCTTACTTCAACACTTTGCTGTTGATAAACTTGCCTTTGCGTAAAATACTGCTGTCCTTGCACGCAATCTGAATGACCTAAACACTGAATTTGACTGTTTATAACTGCATTTTGATAAATGTACGTTGTTTCTTTTCGATCAAAACCTGCCACTTGATAAGTTAAATCCAAACCTAACTCTGCATCTAGCTTTATCAAGTCAGATAAATCGTCATACCTGTTTGCTTGCCACTTCAGACTTGTTTGGTTTGAATACTTTTCTAAATCACCAAAACCTCCCTTCCTAGACGAAGCCAACCCTGAATCTCTACCCCAATTCCGATCTATTGTATTTGCCCAATTAAAAAAATCTTTAGGTGCTTGTCTCACGTTTTTTTGATGGCTATAACCCAAACGAACCCGCTGATCCCAGTTTTCGCCGAAGTACTTTATACTGGTCTGCAGGGAAAATCCGCCACCCTCTAAGGTATAGTCACTATCCTTCACATCTTTGATAAATAACTGATGACTAAATGGTGAAACCGCTAAACTTAGGCTGCTCTCCATTTGATCACTTAACGGATAGGCTAACTTTAAAAGCAGGTTTTCCGAGTTTTGTATTTGAGCTTTCGACTGATTAAATGATATATCCGATGTTGTGGAACTGGAGCGCGTTCCGCTTAAGATTAAACCACCTACTTTTTCTGAAAAGGGAATATTTACTGTGCCACCCATGCGCTGCCTCTTGAAAATGGGCGATACCGGTGGATCTGTCGGATCTACATCATCATCGTCTGGTTCAGCGACAAAAATTCGATAACTTACCCAGTCACTTTGAGTTATGCCATAAAACACACTACCTTTTATTTTTTCAGAGTCAGGTTGACGGGTTTCTAAATCGACTACACCGCCAGTAAAGCCACTAAATCGCGCTGGAACATTAGAGCGATGAACCTCAATCTTTTCAATTAACTCTGAGTCGATAAATAGGCCTTGATCATGCCCAGAAACATCATTAACTGCGGAATGATTTTTATTAGCTGGATCAAGGTTGCTTGAAATACTAAATCCATCCAAATTGAACAGGTTTTCATAAGCTTTACCACCTGAAATCGAAATAGACTCTGGTCTCAGCTCCCCCATTTTATCCGCATCAAGCGCCTCTTCTGAAAACTGAAGCCCCGGAACCTGTTGATAAAGCTTATTTAGGCTTCCATCTTGACTAGCAATGTTTTCAATATCTTTACGGCTGAATTCGGAAGCATGCCCTTTTGAAGCATTCTGGCTCGGTGAAGTGGATGAGTCAGCGCCCCCACCAATAACCAGAATATCGGGAAGTGTTTGATTGGAATATGCGGTATTAACCAATGAAAAAAAACAAGCAAACACGATGGCTTGCCGAATTTGTGTTACTTCGAACATTTTAGGAAACTCTGAAATACAAAAACCAGGCCTGGTTAATAGGCCTGGCTGTTAATTAATTAGATATTAGGTGAGTAGGGTGTTGTATCTTGTGTATCAAACACACCATCACCATCAATATCATCATCCAGAGTTAAGCCACTAGCCTGAATTTGTTCCAACGTAGCTAAAGGTGAAAAGAAGTCAGGCTGACCATCACCATCAAAGTCAAAACGAGCTACGTCTGTACTTGGGAACGCATCATATTGCCCTAGAAGAACTGAAGTTGCTAAACGCTTCAACGCTTCAATCCTTACTGCTTCTTGACTGTGTGAGCGTGCTATATTGTAAGCATCATCAAGATAACCCGCTTTAAACAACTCTTGCTGTTGCAAGTGCGCTGCATTCGCCAGATCGGTTGGATTTGTAAGCTGCTTCACTATCGACATAGCGACATCAACCACCTCTTTCATTTTGACACGCTGCTGGTTTATCGTGGATCTATCTGCCCCCGATAACTGAGCAACATTCGGCAAAGAGCGCAATGATTGGATAACATCATGGCGTCCATTTGACTGCGCTCTAAAAGCTTCAATTTTAGCTTTACGTTCGACATCCGTAGACGCAGACAACCCATTTATATCCAACAGTGCACTGTTCAATGCCACTAAACTACGATCAGCTCGCTCAATAGAATTAAATAACTTGGCGCTGCCATGTTTATGGCTGATTTTATCGCTTGTTGAATCACGTAAACTACTCAATGCATAATGCGCCTCAGCTTGCTCTAATGCCTCCTCATATTTATTCAAACGCTGGAAACCATTCGCCAAGTGCATGCGAGTAGCCGTTTTTTCTGACGTTGTTTGGTCAGTTAACTTCGCTTCAACCTTTATTGCACAAGTTTGCATTTTGGATTGTGCCGTGTCTAAATCCCCCAGGTCATAATAAAGATCTGCTACTTTAGAGCATCCCCAGTGTATCAACCTCACTGGATCATTTTTGTATGTTGCCAAGTAGTCATCACTGACAGCTAATTCCCAAGCAGCATCTAGAACCTGGCGCGCTGCTATTGGCTGCTCTGCACGAATCAAGCTCAAGCCCAAATAAGCTGTTAATTTGTTCTGTCCTAAATAGGTTAGTTGTTCTAAACGTTTATTCAAGTCGCTTTCCGAATCAGGCGCAACCGCCGCTATCGCGGCGATTACATTTTCTGTCGTTGGCGCATTGATAATGGTATCAACCTGTTCAGCAAAGGTGATTGTTGAGAGCGCTCTTTGTTTATTTTCGGCAGCTCTAGAGGCATTTGGATCAAATGTAAAACTTAGGCTCTCAACAAAATCGCGATAATCAGCTGATAAATTAAATGCAGCATAAGCAGAGGCTATATTACGAAGATTTGCACCATGTGAAATATAGTTACACGACTCTCTGGCCAAGCGTTCAAATTCGGCTATGCCCGCTTTAGTTTGCTCCTCCAATCCCAATCGTGCGTAAAAATTGGCGTTACGCTCAACGTTCATCGTTTTTACAGAGTAACAAGTACGATCTCGCGGATTCCCATTAGCATCATTCCACACACCTGTTAAATCTGTAAACTCCTTATGCAAGTCAACGCTATACTTAGCTTGCTGAACCGCTTCGGGTGTCAAACCTTTCTGTTCTGCCTCTTCAACAGCTGCCTGAGCTATCCGCCATGTACCCGTGAGAATCCGCCCCCAAGGTGTATCATAAGGTTGGTTGCCATATTGCTGTTTAAACTCATTCAGAGTGGCTAATGCCGCATCAGCCTTATCCTGTTCACCTAAAGCCAAATAGTTACTAAATAAAGTTTGGTAAAAGCTTGCATCATCCGCATCTAAATTAGCAATCCCCTTAGTGCCCCTTAAGTCATTTGTATAAATTTCAAGTGCAGCGTCTAATAATTCAATCGCTTTTGGCTTTTCATCTTGCTGACCGATTACATTCCCTACGCGCCGAAGTGCTTGCGCCTTATGTGTCGGTTTATACAAACGGCTATTTACAATTTGGATCGCTTCATCAATTAAACCGCCACTAGCGAGGCCGACTGCTATTGCTCGCTGTGCTTCATCCAATAAACTATCATCAAGCACATCTGCCGTCCAAGCATTTAGCATATTGTAGGGCGACAGTGGCGTGCTCAAAAAATACGCACGTCGCTTAACTTCATCCATACCTAGTAATTCAGAACTTGCAAGCGGTTGCACAGGGTCAACCAAACGCGTTGAAGCTAAAGCAGGAATATTAAAAGTTGATATATCCGGTGTATAGGAGGCATCATCAAGTGCATCTAATGTCAGCACTCCTTGGCTTGCTAAAGCTCTTGCTAGGTTTAACAGCGCTGGACTTTCAGGTTGAAGCGTACGGCCATTATTTGCCACTAAGATGGATTGAGCCAGCTTAGTTAAGTTGATAGCTTGTTCATCACTTAGCACAGGCTCTGATAAACGTTCTTCAAGATAGTACTGCAACCCTAGTTTAAGAGCCGTTTTCTTTATATTATCAGGCGTTTTATCATTAAGGCTTGCCAGTTTTTCAACTAGTTCTAACTGTGAAAAAATGTTCGGTTTATTAAAATAATTTGCTTTAAGGCTAGCTATAGCAGCAAGTAAATCATCATCAGTAACTGCTTGGATAAGCTGCTCAACTGGGTTGCTTGTAACTTTTAGCACATGCAACAAAGAAGCTAAAACATAACCCGAGTGCCAATTATTATCAGTATAATCTTTAAAAAAAATCGAAGTTAAATCTATCGAAGCTGCTGACGCGGCGTTCTCTACAGGAAACCTCAATTCAATACCACTTAAATCATGACCCGTTTCAGAAATATAACCACCTTGCATTCTGATAACAAATGGTGTGTTTTGATAAGCTTGAGGCAAAGATAAAGTTACTCGACCATTTTCATCCGTCAGCTGTGTCTGTGTTATTGCAACTCCATCCTGTGTCTCTGCATTAATGACTGCTTTCCCTATCGCACCAGAAAGACTAATGGCATAGCTCAGACTCTGATTTTGTTGTTGATCTTGCGATTTTTCGGTATTGTTTGATGAACTATTCAAACACCCCGTTAAACTTCCCGCGCCCACTAACAACATCATGCTATATATTAAAGGTTTCAGTTTCATTTGTATTACTCCTCAGTATAGTAAAAGGTATTTTCAAGCTTACTCCCCTAGCTCATACAAGCCAGGTGGCTGAACATAGCGACTTGTCTCGTTGGACAGTGCCAATAAAAAATCTTCCAGTGCTTTTCTTTCTTCTAACGTTAAATTCAATGGTTTTATTAATTCAGATATTTTTGGCTCTCCCTCTCTGTAAGAGCGACCAACCCCCATCCCAGCATTGTACATATTGACGATGCCTCTTAAGTTTGGGAAAAGTCCGTTATGCATATAGGGTCCTGTATGCTTCAACTCCCGTAGACTTGGTGTTCGAAATTTACCCATATCTTCTACTTTCCCAGTAGCTTCAAATCGACCTAAATCTTCAAGCCTTCTACCAAAATAACTTAACCCAGTATTATGAAACTGATTATCAGTAAACAATGCACCGCTATGACATGTAATACAGCGTGCCTTAGTACGAAACAAATGCATGCCCACGATTTCTTGATCGGTTAATTTGCTGCAGTCACCTTCAACAAACTGGTCAAAACGC
The nucleotide sequence above comes from Thiomicrospira sp. R3. Encoded proteins:
- a CDS encoding TonB-dependent receptor plug domain-containing protein, which encodes MFEVTQIRQAIVFACFFSLVNTAYSNQTLPDILVIGGGADSSTSPSQNASKGHASEFSRKDIENIASQDGSLNKLYQQVPGLQFSEEALDADKMGELRPESISISGGKAYENLFNLDGFSISSNLDPANKNHSAVNDVSGHDQGLFIDSELIEKIEVHRSNVPARFSGFTGGVVDLETRQPDSEKIKGSVFYGITQSDWVSYRIFVAEPDDDDVDPTDPPVSPIFKRQRMGGTVNIPFSEKVGGLILSGTRSSSTTSDISFNQSKAQIQNSENLLLKLAYPLSDQMESSLSLAVSPFSHQLFIKDVKDSDYTLEGGGFSLQTSIKYFGENWDQRVRLGYSHQKNVRQAPKDFFNWANTIDRNWGRDSGLASSRKGGFGDLEKYSNQTSLKWQANRYDDLSDLIKLDAELGLDLTYQVAGFDRKETTYIYQNAVINSQIQCLGHSDCVQGQQYFTQRQVYQQQSVEVSLPSLGAYVELTPSYERYSSRIGIRYDRDAFLNQNNIAPRLTATVDIFNNNKSIINFGANRYYSNSLLTYKLREASAPHYMEYRGAQTNIVRDWLEDVGAGRNRYRFSDAVTPYSDELALGFSQQLVFDDVNLGKLSINATQRKGKKEFSRVRTEQEEDGYRYFEMRNEGFSDYWGVSIDWRLNLNSTTFSLNATTSRTKTTNENYDSASDAEGDYDWVLFDDKRVRRGELDILREDFARNWVINAAVSHRFNEYLQAAASLRYLGATPRIYNTNRTRRTGLITLPSGEVIPEVLEVYTQDTRQAVTQVDLKSSFSIPLGYKQKIQVDLEARNAFGQRTYRVPPKQSGIELGRSWWVMLRYNWSQ